In Oncorhynchus nerka isolate Pitt River linkage group LG21, Oner_Uvic_2.0, whole genome shotgun sequence, the genomic window CCATAGCATCCCCATATCGTCTCCATAACACCCCTCTAATATTCCCATAATATTTCCATCCCCTCACTTACTGTTTCTTAATATAATGCCTTATCCATGGCCCCTGGATAGTAATGTTACGTGCCAATCAGAAAATGTTTCTGCAATTCTAGATCACAGCCACATGAGTGTGCCACCCCTTCATAATTTCTTTTAAATGttatctttattttactaggcaagtcagttaagaacaaattcttattttcaatgacggcctaggaacagtgggttaactgcctgttcaggggcagaacgacagattttgtaccttgtcagctcggggatttgaacttgcaacctttcggttactagtccaatgctctaaccactaggctaccctgccgccccaataattGCCAGGGTCCATGCATTGCAGGTGAATAGAATATCTACGTTCTTTCACCAGTTGGTGACTGGGAACCTCTATAATACAGTAAAGTATTGTGAAAGTTGACTCTTACTTTAAAGGTTTGACTAAACAGGATTTACTCTTTGCATGACCAGGGACGAGTTGATTAACTTTGAGTAACAACAACAAGTAATAAACACTTTTGATAATCAACGCTTGCAATACTCATGCGCCGATTTAATTTAGCTGTCAATTACGTGTAAATCACTAGAAACATTTCAAAACTTACTGAGTGATAAATTACCCGTAGGACCTGATGTAATGTACAATGTACAGTATGAAGCGTATATGTGTTGAAGGTATTGGATTTAATTATGGGTGCGGTTCATACTGCATTCCCATGAATGGTGAAAATTCAATTCAAATCAATCTGAATTTTTATTAGCACCCCAAATCAAGTCAACAGGACTAAGTGTTCCCACCTACTAACAAcctgcccctgtctctccctgcaaCGTGTTGAAAAGCCAAAGGAACAATTATGCAATGGTGCCATATGAAGAGTAGGCCTGTTAGTACATAGTTTTTCCTATCCCTGTTGGTATAAGCACATGACCACATGAATTTCCCCCTggtgggataataaagttgatcTGAATCTAAATCTGGTGGGTTTTCTTTGCCTGGCTAACCACGATAGGCTACAAGGCTCAGATGCTACTTTTAGCACCCAACCCAACCTGCACATGACACCACATGGAGTGATCCGGTCCAGGTATTCTGTTACAGTGTAGCTGTCGGCATAGTGACAAAGTGACGTGCGTCTTTGAGGTCATCAGTGTACCAGCCAACTGGATGAAAGGGACACATGCTCTGGGTACACCGTTGGCACACCTCGTGGGGCCTTCCGAAAAATTCCCTTGACAAGTTGGTCCAGCGTTGCAGTAAACACTTGCCCGACAAGCCTTATGTAGAGTGGTGGAAATAATCAGGGAACCTCTATTTTCACCGCACCATGTCCTCCCAGTAGCAATGGAAAGATACCGCATAGAATGTCCCCTTATTGACAGCACAGACCTGGTAGTTTCCAGAGATTGTCTTATGTCGAGAGGCAAGTACGGGACCCAACGCTGTATTCCTGGAATCCCTTTGCCCTTTCCTGTCAACCCGTCAAGGAAGTGATATTTATGGCACTGTATCTTTTGAATCCACCCTAAGGGTTCCGTAAATACTACGATAGTGACTTTAACATCAAGCTGGCAGGAATAGATACTTCAGTAGATGCTTTTCCTTTAATTGACATGTACAACTGTGACAGCCCGTGTAATTAAACTGTTACAGCTGTCCTTTTTGGCACATGTCCCAAAGGGAAGTGTTAGCCTCATTTGGTACGGACAGTCTTTTAACTAAAATTGTCACTTTAAAGCTAAATAATAGGCATGTGAGACATGCCATTACACTCAACAGATGTCACCAAAGCAGCCCTCCTTTCTTCCACTGAGCTTGCAATGAATACCACTGGATAATAATTCAATGTTGTTCTAGTCTAGTGCAAAGATTCATCCAATCAATCCCTTAATCAATATGGGCTCTGTTACTGTTAGTGGGTCGGAGGACTGCACCTTCCAATGAAGCTACACCATCTCTTTACAGACAAAAAAGGATTCATCCTCCCATCTCTGACATAGCTGTTATCTTTTGATAGAGATCAGAAGCCCGGTCATCCTGAAAAGGGAGAGGCAGATGTATCATTGCAGCATAAATTGGCATAGTAGGCCTGATAGTAGTAGGCCGagagtagtaggcctgattaccgacgagacggcctacagagaGGAAGTAGGCACTCTGACTGCGTGGTGCCAGGTAAGCaagctctccctcaacgtcagcaaaacaaatgagctgattgtggacttcagaagGAACCCGGTTGGGCATATCCTCATCAAGTGGGCCGGACaccatggtgaagaaggcacggcaacgactcttcaacctcaggaggctgaagaaatgtggcctGTTCCCAAGGAccctcacagtgttctacaggagcatACTGAGTTTCCGTACCTGGCTACATCACGGCAAAAAATGTCAGACTGCCCTCCCCCCACTTGCTGCTCCCCATATGGATATTCCACCCCCCCACCCACATTTACATTGCCccacaccccaatggacatttatcaTTGTTACAGCTGTAAATATATTTGgtattttttaattattatttttattcacTTCTCACTTTTCATTCACCCCCCGCGCTGCTTCCCCTATGGACATTCTACACTGCTACAATTGTACATTTGTATATATAATTGTATTACTTTCCTCCTTTTTaacctgcactgttggagcataAGGATTTTTACTGTACTCTGCGATTACATCTGCGACCCTGTGCACACTCATCTAATctaatgtgtacagtatgtgttttaGTTATGTCACATTCAGGTCATTATTCACAGGAAGTTGTGTTTTTTGCAATTTACGGatagattttcctcaggttttcgcctgccatatcagttctgctatacacagacattattttaatagTTTTGgaacagagtgttttctatccaatgctaccgaatatatgcatatcctagcttctgggcctgagtaacaggcagtttactttgggaatgtcATCTGAAATTCCGAACAAAAACCAGTCTCCTAAACAGGTTATGTCACATCCAGGTCACTACTCACAGAAAGTTGTGTTTTTTGCAATATTCAGTGTGATAGGCTACTATAGATAGAAGTCTTGTTGAACTTTGGTTTGAACTAAAACAGTGATGCTAGCCCCAATCATGTCCACCACACCCGGTGTATTAAATGGCATGTCTCTTACACATACAGACTTGGTTACCACCTGGGTACATAGTCAGGCTCCGTCAAGTCAGGGACACAATCAGAAAACGCTGATACTGATCTTTAAAAACCCAGATACTCAAGCAGAGAGAACGCAAGTGTATATGAACAACGAGAGGCAGTTTGTGATGCAAGCCATGGTGTGCTTTAGTGTTGAGGAAAAGAGGTCACTGACAcgcacgaacgcacacacactGTCTGGAGTCAGAGAACAGGCagctctcttcccttccctttttGTGTGCGTTCTCAGCAAATAGCATTTGCcgagtcatcagcagctgacacTAGGCTGCACGGCGCCCCAGATGCAGGTTTGCGctttttgtcatgaatcttgtttTGGAGGCAGCTTTTCAGAGTGgtactagctggcacagccacaaagtcatcaaatcttatttgaaacctcacctgtatttggggagtttctccctttcaagctctgtcagtttgaatggggagcatcgctgtacAGCTACTTTCAGCTCTCCAGAGTTCTTCggcagggccactcaaggacattcagagacttgtcccgaagccactcctgcgttgtcttggctgtgtgcttagggtcattgtcctgttgtcagATGAACAttcgccacagtctgaggtcctgagccctctggagcaggttttcatcaagtatctctctgtactttgctctgtttatctttccctcaatcctgactagtctcccagtccctgctgctgaaaaacatccccacagcatgatgctgccaccaccatgcttcaccatagggttggtgccaggtttcctccagacgtgacacttggcattcaggctaaagtgtttaatcttggtttcatcagaccagtgaatctcgtttctcatggtctgagtgtcctttaggtgccttttggcaaactccaagtggtctgtcatgggccttttactgaggagtggttctGTTTGaccaatctaccataaaggcctgattggtggagtcctgcagagatggttgtccttctggaaggttctcccatctccacagagaaactctggagctctgtcagagtgaccatcatgtccttggtcacctccctgaccaaggtccttctcccccgattgctcagtttggctgggtggccagctctaggaagagccttggtggttccaaatttcttccatttctTCCGTtcttcaattttagaataaggctgtgacataacaaaacgtggaaaaagtcaaggggtctgaatactttccgaatgcactgtatatactgtatgtatttttttaaatcagggGGTGCATTACCCTTCGCACCTCTACTTCCCGTGGCTATGTCCTCACCTTAGAGTCCTATTGCAGTATGGATTGTATATTTATATAAAGCCATCAATGAGATTTTACATGGCATACAGCTGAAAGGACATACATGTCATTTAGGCGTTTTGTGATCAGAAGTTAGTCAAGATGTTATCGAAACGTGGTCAACCCATTGAAATAGCCTTCTAAAACTCAACCATTTAAGTGTGGGGCCTTTACTGTCCAGATATGGTTTACTACTTTGGGACACCCACCACTCAGTCATTCTCAAGACAGGTGCTTGGTCCATTCATACAGTACTGATGAACAGGAGCCGGGGGAAATTACATTAACACAGCGGTGTTATGAGCCATTGACAAAGACTTGGGTGCTTCGCATACCCAACCTTCACCCCAACCAGTCTGCCCACACTAGATTCACCAGGGCTTtatgtaacctgtctgtctgtgcgtcagAGTTCCTCTACCCGTCTGTTTATTCTTCCCTCGTTTCCAGTCTGCCCACTCAGCTCTTATCTCACTGAGGTGTGTCAGTGTACCAGACATGGACACGGGTGGATGTTTGCAGTCATAAAGACCTAATGCTGCCAAAGTCCCCACAAACACCCTGCATGGTGGGCAAAGTCTCCAGAAAGTCCCCTATGCACCCCACATCTCTCTAGTCTGCTACCTCATTTTCCTATAGCAGGTCGTAAACAAtcgtgtaaagtacttaaggaaAAATATTTAAAGTACTACTGAGgtggttttttgggggggggtatctgtactttactactaatatttttgacaacttttacttcaatgcattttcactgacacccaaaagtactcgttacatcttgaatgcttagcaggacaggaaaactgTCCTATTCACAAATATTTAGGCAATTACCTTtacctttgatacttaagtatatttaaaacgaaATACTTTTCTATTgtcactcaaatagtattttactgggtgactttcacttttacttgagtcattttccatTAAGGTGGCagttacttttactcaagtatgacaactgggtaCTTTTCACAACACCGGTCGTAAATACAGGGAGGTGGCAATGTGGAAGATAATTTGGTTGTATATGCTTGTTTTTAGCTAGGTTAGAACACATTAGCCTAGTTATACTATGCATGAGTATAGGTTCCTATGTACAACTAAGTTTGTTGTTACAGTTGCTATGCTAAGTTGTTTTGACCCATCTTTTTAGTTTGGATTTCTTGTATCATTGTCATTAGAAAATTGAGAACCATTGTGCTATAAAAGCATAGAAAAGGGAATGTTGTCCGAATTGAACGTCAACTCATCGATCTTACTTTGACGACCATCTGTGGGACAAGATAGTCccccacactcttagaaaaagggttccaaGAAGACTGCAGAGGTTCATCATATTTTGAATCACTTCTCTGATCGAGCGTCATGACTGGCGCAGGCATTGTGTTCACCGCCGCCTCAAATAACATATAGGCCTGACCAACCACGTCCACAAACGGCTGCTGTACAAAATGTTCTAAAATGAAAGGAGCACAGCAGTTGGACTCAGTGCGCAGACTCGCACTCACGGACAaagccacacacatacacactttccAGGAATGTACTCTTTCCAAGAAGGGGAAATCGGTTTGACAGTGATGGAATAAACATCTGCAGAAGAAACGCATTATGAAACCATCCCAAGGTACCCGGTGTTGAAATCTCACATGAAGCAACGGGAGAAACAATATGATAAGGTGATTTCATTTTGTACTgtacatactatacatataactgtatagtgtatcaGCAACAACTGAAGGCCCAAAATTCAAATTCTGTAGATTTGTAGTGAGTCCCACAAAGGTGCCTTTGAAGGCAGTGGCCGCCTCAGAAAAACAGTACTTGGCATAACTCAGGTCTATATCTCCATGAATGGTTGGCTCCTGGCTCCCTACACTTGTTGTTCTCTCTTGAAGAGACAGTTACATAAAGCTGGGCTGTGCTCTCCTCTCTGATTGGTTCCAAGGGTGCCGCCTGACGGGTTAAGATTGATTGCTTCCTGCAGCAGGCTCTCTCCATACCGGCCCCTTGTTCTCTGATAGTATGCATATGTTTAACTGTTCGAGGAAGATCAGGCAGTAGAGCTGAAATGCTGAGACTGACTCTGGATCAGCACAGCGTTGACCTTAACTCAGTCATCAATGTTTACGCTGGCCTAAAGGCTGCTTATTTAGCAGATATGACTGACCTTTGACCTTAGCTGTGAAGTACAGCATCGAACTACTGCCACAGTTGTTGTTCATTCATGTGTTTGTTATTTAATCAAGACAACAAAGAAAAATAACTTCATTATTTGACATAATTTATTTTACATAATCACTTTATTCCTAAAAAATAAGACATTTGAAATGTACATTTTGTTCAATTCAAGTATAATGCAAACCAAACTGGTGTTTTGGCTTGATTAGAAGATACTCAGTGGACTGGGTCAGCTACAATTAGGGATGCGCACACACCTGGACCAATAGTGTTCATGCTATTGCAAAGCAGGACAAACTGTCACTACGGTGGTACCATTAACAAACTTCTATAGTCCAGTCGTCCATCTTAGGAAATACATCTCCACATTTTCCTTCTACCTCAAGCTATTCACACAGGCAAGGAATTCCATCAAACACAATTACAAACTACACAGTCGGCTGTCTGCACTTGCTCGCGTTTTGGACATTTTGTTCAAGCTAATGGAAACAATGTTGCGTATACATTTTTCTCACTGACCAATCCAAACAAAAGTAGGTCCATATACAATAAAGGATTTTTATACCAGGAAAACAATGACCAATTGGCTAATATTTGTGCACAATCTGTTCTGTCTGCATTCATAGGCACTTATCAAGGACATTAGAATGTTTGATGTTTGAAATGTGGGCCACTTGGCAATAGGCACTCATGAAACTTAACACACGTTTCACATACTATGTGATACAGTCGAGTAGTTATGTTGCTACAACTTCAACCTTCATAACAGGTTATAACCGGACATGGCTGATCTGGCTAACCAGTCGCTGGCTGTCAGCGTGCTTTACAACACTGATAACTGATAAGTAACACCCCCTTTTTGTGTGTTCTCCATACTCTGATAAGGATTTGAAATGATGCAACCTCCACTGAAACGACACTCAAATTAAGTGGCTATTCTTCACAGTGAATACAGTCATGACCACGTACTTCACCTAAACCTTCTCAACTCTGAAATGGTCGATCCCATGTTCTACCGGAATGACAAGATCTCCCACTTCCGCCTTGGTTTTTCTCCTTCTCCGCCACCCCTCCTTCACTTTCATGCTCCCCTCCACTGTCAACCCCAAATCCAGGTGTTGTAAGCGGGGCAGGAGGCTCCCGCTAAGGGCCTTGGTGTGGGATGGAGCATACAGAGCAGACTACTCGTATTTGGGGAGCAGTTTAATTTGAGATGGACAATCACTTGCACTTTGGAAGATGGCCATTCTAAAGCAACTGGTTCGGTCCCCTCTCCCTGAACCCCCCCCCTTCCTAGGAACACAACATTAGTGGGGACAGGAAGTGAGTGGGTTTACCCACTTCATGAAACAGGAAACCACTAGGGGTTTTAAAGCTGTGCAATCAGAAGCTTCTTCTCTTCTAGATCTCCTCCAGGATTGGTCGCGATGTCTTTCCCCCCACCACCACGTCAACATTAGGTCCCATTGAGATTtggccccttttctctctccttaggGCTTAAGGTAATTGAAAGGTCAAAGTTCACTTGGCGACTCTGTATATGGCCAGGTCCAGCGGTTCTTTACTAGGAACACACCAGTCATCTGCCTCCAAGTTGACTTTGTAGTGTTTCAGAGCTGTCTTGTTGAACACAGGAAGCCTCTCCACTGAATCTGTGGACAATGCCTgagggagagagcgggggatAGAAGATAGAGTTAGCGATTAGCATGTCTAGGAATGTGACAACTTGACAGGTTATTAGTATCTGAGATGTATACGGAGGTAGTAGGTCGTCGCCTCTTACCTTCATGTGAATGACAGCGTCGGTACCATGACCCTCCATTGAGTATAACTGCAGGTCTCCCTGGAAGTAACGCGCATAGAGGCGTGAAATGGGAAGCCCATATCCAAAACCAGCCTGGAGGGACACACAACAGGGGAAATGTTACGGCTAATGAAAATACATTGACATAGTTGGAACTATTAGCACGGTTAAAAAAATAGGTTCCTCGGTCTCAAGGTACAGAAATACTGCAACAAAAAACAAGGTCATCTAGTCGTAAGTATGGCTTCTGTGCGTTTTTAGGTTCTGTGAGGTTATATAAGTAGATGTGTATGTATCACGCACCAGTGGGGCCCGCTGATTGTCACCGAAGTCGGGTCTGGGAGCTGTGGAGTACATGTAGCTGAAGAGAGTCTCAATCTTTCTTAAGGGGACACCACCACCCCTATCCATCAcctaaaaagagagagaaagagagcgagattaCACACAGATTACGCTCACACCCATTTATTGACAATCTGGGTCCATTTAAATAGAGTTATCACTGATTAACACTATATATTGGGGAAAGAATACATGAACAAAAATGCCAGAGAACATCGGGCCAGAGAGAAGAAAATGCTAATGTCATTAGGAATAATCAAGGCATCTAGTGCAGAGGTGAGCAGATGGACCTGGTGGAGGTGGATCATGAGAGGATTTAGCTCAAATTCATTGAGACAGCCATAGTTTCACATTCACCACTGCTAAGATTCTAATTGGGGGAAAGGTTAACGACATCAACCAATAGCAGCTGTAGTTCATCCCTTACTAAATATGGCTAAACATACTTTGTCCAATCCTGTTAATGAGAGCATGGCTTAAGTGGCTCTTGATGAGAATGATGCCATGGATAACTCAATCAAGGCTGTACTAGGGGGTGAACTAGGCGGAGGGCACAATAGAGGAGAGCTAAGCTGTGGCACAACATTACAGCCAGCATCCTCTTTCTCTTACAAAACGTTGGGTTGTTTCAAATAAGGATTTGTAGTGGTTACACAATGAGGGAGTTCAATTGAATAACAGGATTGGGTTTACGGTTAGAGGTCACACAGGCGTATGTGTTGGTTCTATTTTGGGTTTGTTGTTTTGCGGTTTCATGGAGTTTAACTGGATTAGAAACGTTCACTTTTTTTTAACAGAGTTTCCAACAGTTCTACACTTTGTCCCCAGTTCTCTCATCatcttggggtggcagggtagcctagtggttagagcgttggactagtaaccggaaggttgcaagttcaaacccccgagctgacaaggtacaaatctgtcgttctgcccctgaacaaggcagttaacccactgttcctaggccgtcattgaaaatagaatttgttcttaactgacttgccgagttaaataaaggtacaatttaaaAAATCTTGATTCTAATTCCTGCAAGGCTAGATTGGAAGTCTGTCCTGCCGCTCACCTTGATTGACAGATCCTCTCCGCCAAGGGCCACCATGACTCTGATGGGTGGGAGGTTGTTGCTGACTTCATTGGTCTCAATTGTAGCTCTCATGGCATTCTGGGGGACATCAAAAGAGACCGTTCAGGTACTTGTCAACACATGACATCTGAACACACGCCATCATAATTTGATATTACTGCCCTAAAGTCATGCAGCCAATGTTCTCCCCATCATCCACTTTGAGTTTTAAGATATCATTACAAGGACTCACCTTGAAGAGCTCAAACAGCATGTGGTAGAGATGGGAGGGGATATAAGAAATCTGGATTGGATCTCTGACATTGTTGGCTGAAAAGGGAAATGATAAGACTATGAAATCCCCATAGGTGTATCGGTTTATTTCCTTATTAATAGCTACTAATAGCATGTCACGCTATTTAGCTTTTAAGATAATGTGTGAGTTTTTTTTCTTTTCAAATTCACATTAAGGGTGTGTAGAGGCCTGCTGGGCTTACAGTTCATCTCTCTTAGCTCCAGCTCAGGGGCCCCGAGGTAGTACTGCTCACAGAGCATCTTGGCGCTCTCAAACGcatctggagagaaagagaggaggaggaaagaaagACATGTGATTAGCTGTTTCCAGCTGTCACTCCGCAAACAAAAATGAACATGATGGCCAAATGTAGACAGAGCCACTCTTTGAGTTATTGGCTTCAAATAAACAGAATACCGGTAAGCACTTCAAAAACTGGGTctttctatcaccc contains:
- the LOC115104047 gene encoding pyruvate dehydrogenase (acetyl-transferring) kinase isozyme 2, mitochondrial-like, encoding MKFVRFLMKNAALANVPKHIDHFSKFSPSPLSMKQFLDFGSTNACEKTSFAFLRQELPVRLSNIMKELNLLPDRLLTTPSVQLVQRWYIQSLMEILDFLDKSPDDHSVLESFVESLETIRNRHNNVVPTMAQGVIEYKDAFGQDPVTSLNIQYFLDRFYMSRISIRMLINQHTLVFDGNTNPAHPNTIGCIDSLCDVTEVIRDAFESAKMLCEQYYLGAPELELREMNSNNVRDPIQISYIPSHLYHMLFELFKNAMRATIETNEVSNNLPPIRVMVALGGEDLSIKVMDRGGGVPLRKIETLFSYMYSTAPRPDFGDNQRAPLAGFGYGLPISRLYARYFQGDLQLYSMEGHGTDAVIHMKALSTDSVERLPVFNKTALKHYKVNLEADDWCVPSKEPLDLAIYRVAK